The Hemiscyllium ocellatum isolate sHemOce1 chromosome 27 unlocalized genomic scaffold, sHemOce1.pat.X.cur. SUPER_27_unloc_12, whole genome shotgun sequence genome includes a window with the following:
- the LOC132807278 gene encoding zinc finger protein 239-like, giving the protein MVKPEDSHTVKKPFKCCDYGRGFHAPSVLEIHRRTHTGERPFSCPECRKGFTCSSHLLDHRRVHTGEKPFSCPECGKGFTYSSHLLAHQRVHAGERPFPCSECGKAFSKSSDLLKHQRVHRGERPFSCPECGKAFSDSSTLLRHQWIHIGKRPFSCPECRKGFTRSSALLTHLRVHTGEKPFSCPECRMAFSRSSHLLRHQRVHTGERPYSCLQCGKCFTQPSNLLTHQRIHSRERPFSCPECGKGFAVSSNLVAHRRVHTGEEAIQLPRVREGLQQFLCPA; this is encoded by the coding sequence ATGGTTAAACCAGAGGACTCCCACACCGTGAAGAAACCGTTTAAGTGTTGCGACTACGGGAGAGGCTTCCATGCCCCATCTgtcctggagattcatcggcgaactcacaccggggagaggccattctcctgccccgagtgcaggaaaggctttacctgctcctcccacctgctggacCACCGccgagtccacactggggagaagccattctcctgccccgagtgtgggaagggcttcacctactcctcccacctgctggcccaccagcgcgTCCATGCTGGGGAAAGGCCCTtcccctgctctgagtgtgggaaggccttcagcaaatcctcggacctgctgaagcaccaacgggtccacagaggggagaggccattcagctgccctgagtgcgggaaggccttcagtgattcctctaccctgctgaggcaccagtggaTCCACATCGGGAAAAGGCCGTTCTCGtgccctgagtgcaggaagggcttcacccgctcttcCGCTCTGCTGACCCATCTGCGGGTCCACACGGGTGAGAAGCCCTTtagctgccctgagtgcaggaTGGCCTTCAGTAggtcttcccacctgctgaggcaccagcgagtccacactggggagaggccatacTCCTGCCTCCAGTGCGGAAAGTGCTTTACCCagccctccaacctgctgacccaccagcggatccacagcCGCGAGAgaccgttctcctgccccgagtgcgggaagggtttTGCTGTTTCCTCTAACCTCGtggcccaccggcgggtccacacgggggaagaggccattcagctgccccgagtgcgggaaggccttcagcaattcctctgccctgcttag